The following proteins come from a genomic window of Sphingomonas oryzagri:
- a CDS encoding nuclear transport factor 2 family protein, translated as MHQECDGHGAGCVHHWTPDEEPDAVTRMFAWWNRAYADNAFTEAGFARFFTDDAVFLIDGIVRARGPAGLLAYFQRIRDHSDAVVLHAPEDSFVSGDRVFVHYRTSVRAGGTAEEHDIMAAVRVAFGRIAFFKAIRRIEPTP; from the coding sequence ATGCACCAGGAATGCGACGGCCACGGCGCGGGCTGCGTGCATCACTGGACTCCGGACGAGGAACCCGACGCCGTCACCCGGATGTTCGCGTGGTGGAACCGGGCCTATGCCGACAACGCCTTCACCGAGGCGGGCTTCGCGCGCTTCTTCACCGACGATGCCGTGTTCCTGATCGACGGCATCGTGCGCGCGCGCGGTCCTGCCGGGTTGCTCGCCTATTTCCAGCGCATCCGCGATCATAGCGACGCCGTGGTGCTGCACGCCCCGGAAGACAGCTTCGTCTCGGGCGATCGCGTGTTCGTGCACTATCGCACCTCGGTCCGCGCCGGCGGGACAGCCGAGGAGCACGACATCATGGCCGCAGTACGCGTGGCTTTTGGCAGGATCGCCTTCTTCAAGGCGATCCGCAGGATCGAACCCACCCCCTGA
- a CDS encoding flavin reductase family protein, whose protein sequence is MDFDMRALPKASRYKILGSCVTPRPIAWVTSRSADGLVNAAPYSFFNVLGDEPPTIALGMLRHGEGRLKDTPRNIVETGEFVVNLVSEDHGQAMNLTCIDAPADVSEVELAGLQLPASIQVAPPRIATAPASFECRVLHAIETGPDQMAVIGEVVHAHVRDEFIEDPERLYIDTLAMKLLARMHGAGWYSRQTDLIQMTRPTWAERMADGAA, encoded by the coding sequence ATGGACTTCGACATGCGCGCGCTGCCCAAGGCGAGCCGCTACAAGATCCTCGGATCGTGCGTAACGCCGCGTCCGATCGCGTGGGTGACGTCGCGATCGGCGGACGGGCTGGTCAATGCCGCGCCCTACAGCTTCTTCAACGTGCTGGGCGACGAACCGCCGACGATCGCGCTGGGCATGCTCCGGCACGGCGAAGGGCGGCTCAAGGACACGCCGCGCAATATCGTCGAGACCGGCGAATTCGTCGTCAATCTCGTCAGCGAGGATCATGGCCAGGCGATGAACCTCACCTGCATCGACGCGCCCGCCGACGTGAGCGAGGTGGAACTGGCGGGGCTGCAACTGCCTGCCAGCATCCAGGTCGCGCCGCCGCGCATCGCCACGGCTCCGGCCAGCTTCGAATGCCGCGTGCTGCACGCGATCGAGACGGGGCCGGACCAGATGGCGGTGATCGGCGAGGTGGTCCACGCCCACGTCCGCGACGAATTCATCGAGGATCCGGAGCGTCTCTACATCGACACGCTCGCCATGAAGCTGCTCGCGCGGATGCACGGTGCCGGATGGTACAGCCGCCAGACCGACCTGATCCAGATGACGCGCCCGACCTGGGCCGAGCGTATGGCGGACGGCGCGGCGTAG
- a CDS encoding M14 family metallopeptidase, protein MTSYSWPADRRAPLPPVQPWTGRSETLIAAGDDPHRLPAEASDFATTPTYEETLAVLRAICAQSPLVRMREYGRSAEGRPLTLVIASRDHEAAAAPRTSASAARVLTECGIHPGEIDGKDAGLMLVRDIAFHGRDALLDGCDWYFVPVLNPDGHERRSAFSRPNQRGPELQGWRASAQGLNLNRDFVKADGPEMRAILALIGEIDPDLYVDMHVTDGLDYQYDITYGFQDVPYSASPAISAWLEGTYRPTVSASMKGWGHIPGPLILAADDRRPELGLMLPAFPPRFSHGYGDMRHLATVLVENHSLKPVKQRVLGTYALLEATLALAGGDIAALRTATEADRTRHAARPILTWDMAEAPVRNVTFHPIASDFYASPASGAQEVRWLGTPLPPVEVPLFGSQPAITIARPRGYWVPVSETAVIERLRLHGIAHDIAAGPVEVEVAMIRLADLTLAPRVSERRVALAADCSTVETRRETFPAGSAYVPTDQPLGDLAIHMLEPACADSLFRQGMIAGMLDPVEYMEAYVIAPMADEMLATDPDLRAAFEVRLAADPAFAADPMARLHWFYLRSPYRDERHMLYPIGRVAA, encoded by the coding sequence ATGACGAGCTATTCCTGGCCTGCCGATCGGCGCGCGCCCCTGCCTCCCGTCCAGCCCTGGACGGGCCGCAGCGAGACGCTGATCGCCGCGGGCGACGATCCGCATCGCCTGCCCGCCGAGGCCAGCGACTTCGCCACGACGCCGACCTACGAAGAGACGCTGGCCGTTCTCCGCGCGATCTGCGCGCAGTCGCCGCTGGTACGGATGCGCGAATATGGGCGCTCGGCCGAAGGGCGTCCGCTGACGCTGGTGATCGCCAGCCGCGACCATGAGGCGGCGGCGGCCCCTCGAACGTCCGCCAGCGCCGCCCGCGTGCTCACCGAATGCGGCATCCATCCCGGCGAGATCGACGGCAAGGACGCCGGGCTGATGCTGGTGCGGGACATCGCCTTCCACGGCCGCGACGCTTTGCTCGACGGTTGCGACTGGTATTTCGTGCCGGTGCTGAACCCCGACGGGCATGAGCGGCGATCCGCGTTCAGCCGCCCCAACCAGCGCGGCCCCGAGCTGCAGGGCTGGCGCGCCTCCGCGCAGGGCCTCAACCTCAACCGCGACTTCGTGAAGGCGGACGGCCCGGAAATGCGGGCGATCCTCGCCCTGATCGGCGAGATCGACCCGGATCTCTACGTCGACATGCACGTCACCGACGGGCTCGATTACCAATATGACATCACCTACGGCTTTCAGGACGTGCCCTATTCCGCTTCGCCGGCGATCAGCGCCTGGCTGGAGGGCACCTATCGACCCACCGTATCGGCGAGCATGAAAGGCTGGGGCCATATTCCCGGCCCGCTGATCCTCGCCGCGGACGATCGCCGGCCGGAGCTGGGCCTGATGCTCCCCGCCTTCCCGCCGCGATTCTCGCACGGTTATGGCGATATGCGGCACCTCGCGACGGTACTCGTCGAGAATCACTCGCTCAAGCCGGTGAAGCAGCGGGTGCTCGGCACCTATGCCCTGCTCGAAGCCACCCTCGCGCTCGCCGGGGGCGACATTGCGGCACTGCGTACCGCGACCGAGGCGGATCGCACGCGCCACGCCGCCCGGCCCATCCTCACCTGGGACATGGCCGAGGCGCCGGTGCGCAACGTCACCTTCCACCCCATCGCGTCGGACTTTTACGCCTCGCCCGCGTCGGGCGCGCAGGAGGTCCGCTGGCTCGGCACGCCGCTGCCGCCGGTCGAGGTGCCGCTGTTCGGATCGCAGCCGGCGATCACCATCGCGCGCCCGCGCGGCTATTGGGTGCCGGTTTCCGAAACCGCCGTGATCGAGCGTCTGCGGCTCCACGGCATCGCGCACGACATCGCCGCCGGGCCGGTGGAGGTGGAGGTCGCGATGATCCGCCTCGCCGATCTCACGCTGGCGCCGCGCGTGTCGGAACGGCGCGTCGCGCTCGCCGCCGATTGCTCGACGGTCGAGACCCGCCGGGAGACCTTCCCCGCCGGTTCGGCCTATGTGCCGACCGACCAGCCGCTCGGCGATCTCGCGATCCACATGCTGGAGCCGGCCTGCGCGGATTCGCTGTTCCGCCAGGGCATGATCGCCGGAATGCTCGATCCGGTCGAATATATGGAAGCCTATGTCATCGCGCCGATGGCCGACGAGATGCTGGCGACCGATCCCGACCTGCGCGCCGCCTTCGAGGTCAGGCTCGCCGCCGATCCGGCTTTCGCCGCCGATCCGATGGCGCGGCTTCACTGGTTCTACCTGCGTTCGCCCTATCGCGACGAGCGCCACATGCTCTACCCGATCGGGCGCGTCGCCGCGTAG